Proteins encoded together in one Urocitellus parryii isolate mUroPar1 chromosome 3, mUroPar1.hap1, whole genome shotgun sequence window:
- the Prps1l1 gene encoding ribose-phosphate pyrophosphokinase 3, producing the protein MPNIKIFSGSSHQDLSQKIADRLGLELGKVVTKKFSNQETCVEIGESVRGEDVYIVQSGCGEINDSLMELLIMINACKIASADRVTAVIPCFPYARQDKKDKSRAPISAKLVANMLSIAGADHIITMDLHASQIQGFFDIPVDNLYAEPAVLKWIRENISEWKDCTIVSPDAGGAKRMTSIADHLNVDFALIHKERKKANEVDRMVLVGDVKDRVAILVDDMADTCGTICHAADKLLSAGATRVYAILTHGIFSGPAIVRINGACFEAVVVTNTIPQEDKMKHCSKIQVIDISMILAEAIRRTHNGESVSYLFSHVPL; encoded by the coding sequence ATGCCAAATATCAAAATCTTCAGCGGCAGCTCCCACCAGGACTTATCCCAGAAAATCGCCGACCGCCTGGGCCtggagctgggcaaggtggtgacTAAGAAATTCAGTAATCAGGAGACCTGCGTGGAAATCGGCGAGAGCGTCCGTGGAGAGGACGTGTACATCGTTCAGAGTGGTTGTGGTGAAATCAACGACAGTCTGATGGAGCTTTTGATCATGATTAACGCCTGCAAGATTGCTTCTGCCGACCGAGTTACTGCGGTCATCCCGTGCTTCCCTTACGCCAGGCAGGATAAGAAGGACAAGAGCCGGGCTCCCATCTCCGCTAAGCTTGTCGCCAATATGCTGTCGATAGCAGGCGCCGATCATATCATCACCATGGACCTGCATGCTTCTCAGATTCAGGGGTTTTTTGATATCCCAGTAGACAATTTGTATGCAGAACCAGCGGTCCTGAAATGGATCCGGGAGAACATTTCCGAGTGGAAGGACTGCACCATAGTTTCACCGGACGCCGGCGGGGCCAAGAGAATGACTTCCATTGCGGACCATTTGAACGTGGATTTTGCCTTGATTCACAAAGAACGGAAGAAGGCCAATGAGGTGGACCGCATGGTGCTTGTGGGAGACGTGAAGGATCGTGTGGCTATCCTTGTGGATGACATGGCTGATACCTGTGGTACAATCTGCCATGCAGCCGACAAACTTCTCTCAGCCGGAGCCACCCGAGTTTATGCCATCCTGACTCACGGAATCTTCTCTGGCCCAGCCATTGTTCGCATCAACGGTGCATGCTTTGAAGCGGTAGTGGTCACCAATACCATACCTCAGGAGGATAAGATGAAGCATTGCTCCAAAATACAAGTGATCGACATCTCCATGATTCTTGCAGAAGCCATCAGGAGAACTCACAATGGGGAATCTGTTTCCTACCTATTCAGCCACGTTCCTTTGTAA